Proteins co-encoded in one Labilithrix sp. genomic window:
- a CDS encoding YkgJ family cysteine cluster protein, whose amino-acid sequence MIECIRCGACCFGETPRYVRVTGDDHARLDDDTLVEWIGNEAYMRMTQTHGVGHCAALVPSAEGTFLCSVYDRRPQICRDLERGSPQCQGERVTKEGRARRLLTLLA is encoded by the coding sequence ATGATCGAGTGCATTCGTTGCGGCGCGTGCTGCTTTGGCGAGACCCCGCGCTACGTGCGCGTGACGGGCGACGATCACGCGCGCCTCGACGACGACACGCTCGTCGAGTGGATCGGCAACGAGGCGTACATGCGCATGACGCAGACGCACGGCGTCGGGCACTGCGCCGCGTTGGTCCCCTCCGCCGAGGGCACGTTCCTCTGCTCGGTCTACGATCGACGACCGCAGATCTGCCGCGACCTCGAGCGCGGCTCGCCCCAATGCCAGGGCGAGCGCGTGACGAAGGAGGGCCGCGCGCGGCGCCTCCTCACTCTGCTTGCATGA
- a CDS encoding sugar ABC transporter ATP-binding protein, whose translation MAERVTVLEIAGIEKSFGAVSVLKGVTLPVAAGETHALLGENGAGKSTLMRILLGAEHADKGTMTLAGQPYAPRSPLAARAAGVVMVPQERTLCPHLTVLENVMLGLEPTTAGFVRRADARAAAEKALGLVTGVGRRIPLDARAGVLPVADQQLVEIARALAQSAETGGAKVLVLDEPTSSLGHDDAARLFTRVDALKAQGLAILLVTHFLDDVRTRSDRYTVLRDGKVQGEGDPKTTPPETIVRQMLGRELEAERAHEASAPGDVLLEAKDLAGKQKPKRATFTLRRGEVFGIAGLVGSGRTELLRLLAGLDPLADGDVDTGARIGLLSEDRGGEGLMLDRTIADNVNLSPRSPFVAWPPAELAEGRRWIDTLSIRASGPAQRTGDLSGGNQQKVQIARLLREDHDVLLFDEPTRGIDVASKAQVLALVRELAAKGKAIVLVSSQLDELVSTCDRIAVLRRGELDPARPAAEWTEAKLLLEAST comes from the coding sequence GTGGCTGAACGAGTGACCGTCCTCGAGATCGCCGGGATCGAGAAGTCGTTCGGCGCGGTCTCGGTCCTCAAAGGCGTGACGCTGCCCGTCGCGGCGGGGGAGACGCACGCGCTCCTCGGCGAGAACGGAGCGGGGAAGAGCACGCTCATGCGCATCCTCCTCGGCGCCGAGCACGCCGACAAAGGGACGATGACGCTCGCCGGCCAGCCGTACGCGCCGCGGAGCCCGCTCGCCGCGCGCGCGGCCGGCGTCGTCATGGTCCCGCAGGAGCGCACGCTCTGCCCGCACCTCACCGTGCTCGAGAACGTGATGCTGGGGCTCGAGCCGACGACGGCGGGCTTCGTGCGCCGCGCCGACGCGCGCGCCGCGGCGGAGAAGGCGCTCGGGCTCGTCACCGGCGTCGGCCGGCGCATCCCGCTCGACGCGCGCGCGGGCGTGCTCCCGGTCGCCGATCAGCAGCTCGTCGAGATCGCGCGCGCGCTCGCGCAGAGCGCGGAGACCGGCGGGGCGAAGGTGCTCGTCCTCGACGAGCCGACGTCGAGCCTCGGCCACGACGACGCGGCGCGCCTCTTCACCCGCGTCGACGCGCTGAAGGCGCAGGGCCTCGCGATCCTCCTCGTCACGCACTTCCTCGACGACGTCCGCACGCGGTCCGATCGTTACACCGTGCTCCGCGACGGCAAGGTGCAAGGAGAGGGCGATCCGAAGACGACGCCGCCGGAGACGATCGTGCGGCAGATGCTCGGCCGCGAGCTCGAGGCCGAGCGCGCGCACGAGGCGAGCGCGCCGGGCGACGTCCTGCTCGAGGCGAAGGACCTCGCCGGGAAGCAGAAGCCCAAGCGCGCGACGTTCACCCTGCGCCGCGGCGAGGTCTTCGGCATCGCGGGCCTCGTCGGCTCCGGCCGCACGGAGCTCCTCCGCCTCCTCGCCGGGCTCGATCCGCTCGCGGACGGCGACGTCGACACCGGCGCGCGGATCGGGCTCCTCTCCGAGGACCGCGGCGGCGAGGGCCTGATGCTCGATCGCACGATCGCCGACAACGTGAACCTCTCGCCGCGCTCGCCGTTCGTCGCCTGGCCGCCGGCGGAGCTCGCGGAGGGCCGGAGGTGGATCGACACCCTGTCGATCCGCGCGAGCGGCCCCGCCCAGCGCACCGGCGACCTCTCGGGCGGGAACCAGCAAAAGGTGCAAATTGCACGTTTGTTGCGGGAGGACCACGACGTCCTCCTCTTCGACGAGCCGACGCGCGGGATCGACGTCGCGAGCAAGGCGCAGGTGCTCGCGCTCGTCCGCGAGCTCGCGGCGAAGGGGAAGGCGATCGTCCTCGTCTCGAGCCAGCTCGACGAGCTCGTGTCGACCTGCGACCGGATCGCGGTGCTCCGTCGCGGCGAGCTCGATCCGGCGCGCCCCGCCGCCGAGTGGACGGAGGCGAAGCTGCTCCTCGAGGCGTCGACGTGA
- the argG gene encoding argininosuccinate synthase codes for MARIFRKLPSAGESVALAFSGGLDTRCAVAWLNARGLKIYAYTADLAQPDEKDCREIPKVALEHGAVKARLLDCKEEMAKQGVIALQCGAFHLTTAGRKYYNTTPLGRAVTATAIVRAMREDKVEIFGDGSTHKGNDIQRFYRYGILVHPQLKVYKPWLDAEFVSELGGRAEMSAYLEKAKLPYSMKAEKAYSTDSNMLGATHEAKDLERLDASVHIVEPIMGVASWKPDVKIESEKVRIHFERGVPVQIGSKKLSSLAEMMLEANAVGGRHGLGVSDQIENRVIEAKSRGIYEAPGMALLHVAYERILSAIHNENTIEQYATLGRRLGRILYEGRWFDPEAYVIKTALTRGVAAHVTGSVELELRRGDDYSILDTTAESATYDMHKLSMERSESLFTPEDRIGALEMQTLSVLDGRSLMLHLEKTRQADALSIDVDLT; via the coding sequence ATGGCCCGCATCTTCAGGAAGCTCCCGAGCGCCGGCGAGTCCGTCGCGCTCGCGTTCTCAGGTGGTCTCGATACCCGCTGCGCGGTGGCATGGCTCAACGCGCGCGGCCTCAAGATCTACGCGTACACCGCGGATCTCGCGCAGCCCGACGAGAAGGACTGCCGCGAGATCCCGAAGGTGGCGCTCGAGCACGGCGCGGTGAAGGCGCGCCTCCTCGACTGCAAGGAGGAGATGGCGAAGCAGGGCGTCATCGCGCTCCAGTGTGGCGCGTTCCACCTCACGACCGCGGGCCGCAAGTACTACAACACGACGCCGCTCGGCCGCGCCGTCACCGCGACCGCGATCGTGCGCGCGATGCGGGAGGACAAGGTCGAGATCTTCGGCGACGGCTCCACGCACAAGGGCAACGACATCCAGCGGTTCTACCGCTACGGCATCCTCGTCCACCCGCAGCTCAAGGTCTACAAGCCGTGGCTCGACGCGGAGTTCGTGAGCGAGCTCGGCGGGCGCGCGGAGATGAGCGCGTACCTCGAGAAGGCGAAGCTGCCGTACTCGATGAAGGCGGAGAAGGCCTACTCGACCGACAGCAACATGCTCGGCGCGACGCACGAGGCGAAGGACCTCGAGCGCCTCGACGCGAGCGTCCACATCGTCGAGCCGATCATGGGCGTCGCGTCGTGGAAGCCGGACGTGAAGATCGAGTCCGAGAAGGTCCGCATCCACTTCGAGCGCGGCGTGCCGGTCCAGATCGGGAGCAAGAAGCTCTCGAGCCTCGCGGAGATGATGCTCGAGGCGAACGCGGTCGGCGGCCGGCACGGCCTCGGGGTCAGCGATCAGATCGAGAACCGCGTCATCGAGGCGAAGAGCCGCGGCATCTACGAGGCGCCGGGCATGGCGCTCCTCCACGTCGCGTACGAGCGCATCCTCTCCGCGATCCACAACGAGAACACGATCGAGCAGTACGCGACGCTGGGCCGCCGCCTCGGCCGCATCCTCTACGAGGGCCGCTGGTTCGACCCGGAGGCGTACGTGATCAAGACCGCGCTCACGCGGGGTGTCGCGGCGCACGTCACCGGCTCGGTCGAGCTCGAGCTCCGCCGCGGCGACGACTACTCGATCCTCGACACCACCGCGGAGTCCGCGACCTACGACATGCACAAGCTCTCGATGGAGCGCAGCGAGTCGCTGTTCACCCCCGAGGACCGCATCGGCGCTCTCGAGATGCAGACCCTGAGCGTCCTCGACGGCCGCTCACTGATGCTCCACCTCGAGAAGACCCGCCAAGCGGACGCGCTCTCGATCGATGTCGATCTCACGTGA
- the pruA gene encoding L-glutamate gamma-semialdehyde dehydrogenase has product MLDLPTPKPLPLNEPVLSYAPGTPERAALKAALKSMASERPDAPHVIGGEPFTEGPTFEVKAPHDHALVVATAHDGGPVMAQRAIDAALAAAPAWAATSFEERARVFLRAADLLAGPWRQVINAATMLGQSKTAYQAEIDSACELIDFLRFNVAFASRLAEQPISGPGMLNMLELRPLEGFILAVTPFNFTAIAGNLPSVCALMGNVVVWKPAENQVLAAYHTMRLFEAAGLPPGVINLVHGDGKKIADVCLASKDLAGIHFTGSTTVFQSLWQGVGKNIANYRSYPRVVGETGGKDFVFAHPSAEIEALAVALVRGAFEYQGQKCSAASRAYVPRAMWPKLKDLLVDHVKQIKMGDVTDFRNFMGAVINERAWKRLDLWRQKLGEHIVVGDGWSRDEGWFCGPTVAEVPNDHPVLAEELFGPVLAVTLYDDKDVDGALDLVDRTSPYGLTGAVFARDRDAITKALAKLRQAAGNFYINDKPTGAVVGQQPFGGARASGTNDKAGSAYNLLRWASPRVVKETFVPPTSVGYPFMQAE; this is encoded by the coding sequence ATGCTGGACCTGCCGACGCCGAAGCCGCTGCCGCTGAACGAGCCCGTCCTCTCCTACGCGCCCGGCACGCCCGAGCGCGCCGCGCTCAAGGCCGCGCTGAAGTCGATGGCGAGCGAGCGCCCCGACGCGCCGCACGTCATCGGCGGCGAGCCGTTCACCGAAGGCCCGACCTTCGAGGTGAAGGCGCCGCACGATCACGCGCTCGTCGTCGCGACGGCGCACGACGGCGGTCCGGTGATGGCACAGCGCGCGATCGACGCCGCGCTCGCGGCCGCGCCGGCGTGGGCGGCGACGTCGTTCGAGGAGCGCGCGCGCGTGTTCCTCCGCGCGGCGGACCTGCTCGCGGGCCCGTGGCGTCAGGTCATCAACGCGGCGACGATGCTCGGGCAGAGCAAGACCGCGTACCAGGCGGAGATCGACTCTGCGTGCGAGCTCATCGACTTCCTCCGCTTCAACGTCGCCTTCGCGTCGCGCCTCGCCGAGCAGCCGATCTCGGGGCCGGGCATGCTCAACATGCTCGAGCTCCGCCCGCTCGAGGGCTTCATCCTCGCGGTCACGCCGTTCAACTTCACCGCGATCGCGGGCAACCTGCCGTCCGTCTGCGCGCTGATGGGCAACGTCGTCGTGTGGAAGCCGGCCGAGAACCAGGTCCTCGCCGCGTACCACACGATGCGGCTCTTCGAGGCGGCGGGGCTCCCGCCCGGCGTCATCAACCTCGTCCACGGCGACGGCAAGAAGATCGCCGACGTCTGCCTCGCGTCGAAGGACCTCGCCGGCATCCACTTCACCGGCTCGACGACCGTGTTCCAGTCGCTGTGGCAGGGCGTCGGCAAGAACATCGCAAACTACAGGAGCTACCCGCGCGTCGTCGGCGAGACCGGCGGGAAGGACTTCGTGTTCGCGCATCCGAGCGCGGAGATCGAGGCGCTCGCGGTCGCGCTCGTGCGCGGCGCGTTCGAGTACCAGGGGCAGAAGTGCTCCGCCGCGTCGCGCGCGTACGTCCCGCGCGCGATGTGGCCGAAGCTGAAGGACCTCCTCGTCGACCACGTGAAACAGATCAAAATGGGCGACGTCACGGACTTCCGGAACTTCATGGGCGCCGTCATCAACGAGCGCGCGTGGAAGCGGCTCGATCTCTGGCGCCAGAAGCTCGGCGAGCACATCGTCGTCGGCGACGGCTGGTCGCGAGACGAGGGTTGGTTCTGCGGCCCCACCGTCGCGGAGGTCCCGAACGATCACCCCGTCCTCGCGGAGGAGCTCTTCGGCCCCGTCCTCGCCGTCACGCTCTACGACGACAAGGACGTCGACGGCGCGCTCGACCTCGTCGATCGCACGAGCCCGTACGGCCTCACCGGCGCGGTGTTCGCGCGCGACCGCGACGCGATCACGAAGGCGCTCGCGAAGCTCCGCCAGGCGGCGGGGAACTTCTACATCAACGACAAGCCGACCGGCGCGGTGGTGGGGCAGCAGCCGTTCGGCGGCGCGCGCGCGTCCGGCACGAACGACAAGGCCGGCAGCGCGTACAACCTGCTGCGCTGGGCCTCGCCGCGCGTGGTGAAGGAGACGTTCGTGCCGCCGACGAGCGTGGGCTACCCGTTCATGCAAGCAGAGTGA
- a CDS encoding substrate-binding domain-containing protein codes for MRVFALVLVAAVGIACKDSPKADTGSEGGAPSGKRLKIAVVPKGTTHEFWKSVHAGAVKAAKEADVDIVWKGPLKEDDTKAQIDVVDTFVAQGVAGLVLAPLHDSALKTPVKRAKDKNIPTVIFDSDLQGDEHISFVATDNQAAGKIAAEAMAKDLGDKGNVIVLRYQEGSASTQNREKGFLDGIKAKPEIKVISDNQYGGATSESAFQKGESLLVAHKAQAGAVQGIFTPNESTTFGMLQALKKSGTNKKVKLIGFDSSDSLVNALKEGDIDGLVVQNPFNMGYLSVKTMVDHLKGKPVDKRIDTGARLVEKANLDDPAVKEIMQPDLKKWLNE; via the coding sequence ATGCGGGTCTTCGCTCTCGTCCTCGTCGCCGCGGTCGGCATCGCCTGCAAGGACTCTCCCAAGGCGGACACCGGCAGCGAGGGCGGCGCGCCGAGCGGCAAGCGCCTCAAGATCGCGGTCGTGCCGAAGGGGACGACGCACGAGTTCTGGAAGAGCGTCCACGCCGGCGCGGTGAAGGCGGCGAAGGAGGCCGACGTCGACATCGTCTGGAAAGGCCCGCTCAAGGAGGACGACACCAAGGCGCAGATCGACGTCGTCGACACGTTCGTCGCGCAGGGCGTCGCCGGCCTCGTCCTCGCGCCGCTGCACGACAGCGCGCTCAAGACGCCGGTGAAGCGCGCGAAGGACAAGAACATCCCGACCGTGATCTTCGACTCCGACCTCCAGGGCGACGAGCACATCAGCTTCGTCGCGACCGACAACCAGGCGGCGGGGAAGATCGCGGCCGAGGCGATGGCGAAGGACCTCGGCGACAAAGGCAACGTCATCGTCCTCCGCTACCAGGAGGGCTCCGCGAGCACGCAGAACCGCGAGAAGGGGTTCCTCGACGGGATCAAGGCCAAGCCCGAGATCAAGGTCATCAGCGACAACCAGTACGGCGGCGCCACGAGCGAGAGCGCGTTCCAGAAGGGCGAGAGCCTGCTCGTCGCGCACAAGGCGCAGGCCGGCGCGGTGCAGGGGATCTTCACGCCGAACGAGTCGACGACCTTCGGCATGCTGCAGGCGCTGAAGAAGTCGGGCACGAACAAGAAGGTGAAGCTGATCGGGTTCGACTCCTCCGACTCGCTCGTGAACGCGCTGAAGGAAGGGGACATCGACGGCCTTGTCGTCCAAAACCCCTTCAACATGGGCTACCTCTCGGTGAAGACGATGGTCGACCACCTCAAGGGCAAGCCGGTCGACAAACGCATCGACACCGGCGCGCGGCTCGTCGAGAAGGCGAACCTCGACGATCCCGCGGTGAAGGAGATCATGCAGCCGGATCTCAAGAAGTGGCTGAACGAGTGA
- a CDS encoding trypsin-like peptidase domain-containing protein: MHSIIVVFQVAYRAVMKRLALFAILLLACKPQPQPKPDGSATPGQASATPPPVPPLSPNARIEDERNTIGVFKACAPSTVYVTQTRLVVDEWEGVAQEVPAGSGSGFVWDEQGHIVTNFHVVQGARSLTVTFHDQQTFDAKIVGVEPRKDIAVLEVKPPPGLLVPLKVGKATQLEVGQKTIAIGNPFGLDHTLTTGVVSAIGRQVKGAGGVTIRDMIQTDAAINPGNSGGPLLDSSGQLIGMNTMIYSQSGSSAGIGFAVPVATISRIVPQIIKNGRAEELGFPITIDPTQRFERRLGLRGLIVLAVQPNSEAAKAGLKGVTQTRRGLVINDVIVALDDKPIATYDDFYTILDSHKADDMVKVTVVRGDAKADLPLKVIVVPPGREP, from the coding sequence ATGCACTCGATCATCGTGGTTTTCCAAGTAGCTTATCGCGCCGTCATGAAGCGACTCGCGCTCTTCGCGATCCTCCTCCTGGCTTGCAAGCCGCAACCTCAGCCCAAGCCCGACGGCTCCGCGACGCCGGGGCAGGCGAGCGCGACGCCGCCGCCGGTGCCGCCGCTCTCGCCGAACGCGCGGATCGAGGACGAGCGGAACACGATCGGCGTCTTCAAGGCGTGCGCGCCGTCGACGGTCTACGTCACGCAGACGCGCCTCGTCGTCGACGAGTGGGAGGGCGTCGCGCAGGAGGTCCCCGCCGGCTCGGGCTCCGGCTTCGTCTGGGACGAGCAAGGGCACATCGTGACGAACTTCCACGTCGTCCAAGGCGCGCGCTCGCTCACGGTGACGTTCCACGATCAGCAGACCTTCGACGCGAAGATCGTCGGGGTCGAGCCGCGCAAGGACATCGCCGTCCTCGAGGTGAAGCCGCCGCCGGGGCTCCTCGTCCCGCTGAAGGTCGGGAAGGCGACGCAGCTCGAGGTCGGCCAGAAGACGATCGCGATCGGCAACCCGTTCGGCCTCGATCACACCCTCACGACCGGCGTCGTCAGCGCGATCGGGCGCCAGGTGAAGGGCGCCGGCGGGGTGACGATCCGCGACATGATCCAGACCGACGCCGCGATCAACCCCGGCAACTCCGGCGGCCCGCTCCTCGACTCGAGCGGCCAGCTCATCGGGATGAACACGATGATCTACTCGCAGTCGGGCTCGTCGGCGGGGATCGGCTTCGCGGTGCCGGTCGCGACCATCTCGCGCATCGTCCCGCAGATCATCAAGAACGGCCGCGCGGAGGAGCTCGGCTTCCCGATCACGATCGATCCGACCCAGCGCTTCGAGCGCCGGCTCGGTCTCCGTGGCCTCATCGTCCTCGCGGTGCAGCCGAACAGCGAGGCGGCGAAGGCGGGCCTGAAGGGCGTCACCCAGACGCGCCGCGGCCTCGTCATCAACGACGTGATCGTCGCGCTCGACGACAAGCCGATCGCGACCTACGACGACTTCTACACGATCCTCGACTCGCACAAGGCCGACGACATGGTGAAGGTCACCGTCGTCCGCGGCGACGCGAAGGCGGACCTCCCGCTCAAGGTGATCGTCGTCCCGCCGGGCCGCGAGCCGTGA